Genomic segment of Pochonia chlamydosporia 170 chromosome 1, whole genome shotgun sequence:
TACAAAGTCACGGACAAGGTGCACGCCCTTCCAGCGGGACTATGGGACTCGGATGTGGTGAGCACGTATGAATTCATCAACCTGGAAAAGGGCGTGTTTGTGAGGATACGAAGCCCATTGAACACTATCATGGAGACAGTGTGGACGATTGAGGCGAAGGATGGCGGGGGTTATGAGTTGATTGAGGACGTGGTAATCAAATGTTCCAGGCTTCTGGTCAGCGTCATCAGGAATACGTGCGAAGGAAGCTGGCAGAGTATACATGAAAAGATGGTGGAAGAGATCCGAAAGGAATCATGAGCTGAGGCAGATGGTGGGACAGCACATAGACACGGACCAACGAGACAAGTGGATGATATGATATCTAGAGGGGCTGTGGTTATTGCATACCAGTAGAGATAGAAGGCTAGATTTGTATGTTGATGCAAGGTGCTGTCAAGACTGGTCCAAGTTTGAATGGTCGAATGTCTCATGCCTTGAGTCAGGGACGGGGATGTGGTATTCCGACAGCCTCATCCCGCTTGAtgccatggacatggagtgcATACAGAGCAGACATCGGTGGTGTTCTGGagcatccatgtccatcaattgatcagtgcaattgatgtctggtctgctgtgACAGCATCATTAGGGGGCCACAGTGCCTCAGGCCGCTAAACTTTGTCCACGTTGGCAGGACCGCCACCGGAACACaggcagaccagaccctgaCAATCAATGGATCTTGTCTGTTCTCGTCCAATCCGCAGCCCGCCACAGGTCTATGGAGGGCAAAGATGGGTCGCACCCGCCAAGCCAAACCACTGAACCCCTGGCTCCTTCTGACACATTATTGCAATCTTGCCTTGCCTCGTTCCAATGTTCCGAACCGCCATCTCCACTGCTTCTCCTTACCTCTTCTCGAACCAACACTACAATACCAGGACTTTGTGACATCGGCATCTTGCACGGCCTTGGCCGCATGCCCCCAGCGCCGTGAACTTGGTCTTCTCTGCATAATCATAATCGGATCATGTTTTCGGCCTGGTCCTTTGAAATCTAGCCAACTCACCGGTGCTTCAAGGCCGTCTGGCCGTCAATCTCGACGAAAATGGCGTCCCTCCAACCGCGCCTGACTGAGATGTCAGCCACCAGGCAAAAGGCATTCGAGGATGCCAAAAAGATGCAAAAGGCCGTCGTCGAGGCATGCACAAAGTCTGGAAAAGAGATTCCGCGGTATCAGCTCTCAGAACTCATTGGAAAGGGGAGCTTTGGTAGAGTCTACAAGGCAACCTCTCAGACCACGGGCCAGCTCGTTGCCGTCAAAATCATCGACATCGAGGAGAGCGATACCGTCAACCCCAAGCTTGCTGACACATACAGCGACCTTCTCAAAGAGATCAATGCTTTGCAATTGCTAAGCGAAAGCGGCGCCAAAAATGTCAACCATGTCATCGAAGCACTACCCGTCGGCCAGTCCATGTGGATGATCACCGAGTACTGCGCCGGAGGCAGCGTCGCAACTTTGATGCGACCAACCGCTCCAGGTGGATTACAGGAGAAATGGATCATTCCCATCTTGCGCGAAGTTGCAGAGGCTCTACGATGGGTTCACGGCCAAGGCATCATTCACCGAGACATTAAGTGCGCCAACGTTCTTATCACAGAGGTTGGTGACGTTCAACTCTGTGACTTTGGTGTTGCGGGCGTCATTGAAACCAAATTTGACAAACGAAGCACTTTTATCGGCACTCCACATTGGATGGCTCCTGAGCTGTTCGATCAATCCACCTCATACGGCActgaagttgacatttggGCCTTTGGGTCATTGGTCTATGAAATTGCCTCTGGTCTGCCGCCCAACGTAACTGATAGAATAGACTTTTCCAGACTGGGTACCCATTTGAAGCAACATACGCCGCGTTTGGAGGGAGATAGATATTCGACCGGCTTGAAGGACATCGCCGCCTATTGTCTGCAACATGAGGCTGCCAAACGCCCTACAATCGAGCAGGTTCAGCGCCACAAATACATCTTCAAAACCGAAGACGCTTATCCCACATCCTCACTAGCTCACCTGGTTCGGGCATTCAAGTTATGGGAGGCTCAAGGAGGAGATCGCCGCTCGCTGTTCTCTCTCGGCGGCGCGCAGGGTCCGACCGATCTCTTGTCTACCGCAATGGACAACGACGAGTGGAACTTCAGCACTACAGCAGCCTTTGATCAGCAAGTGTTTGACAAGGGGGATGCTCAGGATGTCTACGACGTTTATGGCACAGATGTCGActtcagccagcaagccTTTGAAGAGACTTCGAAACCTCCAAAGGGCAAGTCAAGACGACGACCACCTCCTCAACTACCATCTGTCAAGGCCCCTCTAGAGAAGGTGTTTGATCCTAATACCATGTCGAATTACGAAGACAATTCAAGGGCATATTACGGGCGACCATTTCCACCCCCGGCGCCAACTCCAGCTTCAGACCTACCACTACGAGACGAGTCATCTGCTCCGGCAGACGTTCGGGAGTCCCTTATCGACTTGGATGCATCGCTGCATGGGGGTGATATCTCTCAGTTCGTTGATTTAGGAACCATTAGAGCTGGTGATTCTCGTGCCTCCATAGATTACGACCTCGGCGACACGCCATACCCAAGGCCACCGCTGAGTGATCCGGCGGACTTGAACAACAATCGACGTACGCAAGACTGGAAATTTCCCACCATGCCGCCCCCTGCGTCAGCGAATCCAGAAATGTTTCGATTCCCTCTTACCAACGACCCCTCGGCCCCCAACTCGGCGAGACCACCACTGGTGCAT
This window contains:
- a CDS encoding serine/threonine-protein kinase nak1 (similar to Verticillium alfalfae VaMs.102 XP_003005097.1); this encodes MASLQPRLTEMSATRQKAFEDAKKMQKAVVEACTKSGKEIPRYQLSELIGKGSFGRVYKATSQTTGQLVAVKIIDIEESDTVNPKLADTYSDLLKEINALQLLSESGAKNVNHVIEALPVGQSMWMITEYCAGGSVATLMRPTAPGGLQEKWIIPILREVAEALRWVHGQGIIHRDIKCANVLITEVGDVQLCDFGVAGVIETKFDKRSTFIGTPHWMAPELFDQSTSYGTEVDIWAFGSLVYEIASGLPPNVTDRIDFSRLGTHLKQHTPRLEGDRYSTGLKDIAAYCLQHEAAKRPTIEQVQRHKYIFKTEDAYPTSSLAHLVRAFKLWEAQGGDRRSLFSLGGAQGPTDLLSTAMDNDEWNFSTTAAFDQQVFDKGDAQDVYDVYGTDVDFSQQAFEETSKPPKGKSRRRPPPQLPSVKAPLEKVFDPNTMSNYEDNSRAYYGRPFPPPAPTPASDLPLRDESSAPADVRESLIDLDASLHGGDISQFVDLGTIRAGDSRASIDYDLGDTPYPRPPLSDPADLNNNRRTQDWKFPTMPPPASANPEMFRFPLTNDPSAPNSARPPLVHHPTEPYQASMAFSELAPSSSGTMDNRASVGSLIDLDMSFADSGTDYTRPSTSHSDVGSISGSEMGGANPFELEKHASLYVMPNSVREPSIYVSDESDFAHTLAEYPEQQSDNEQSQRDDQDSQQSYPPSRPYSLSEFADMDPEDMTPQQTVGPSVSTFPSTFQDPPAEPTLNQPPEPYQTPQDTALPLLPVAPSPHVMQGRASADDVKNELRRLAISLGDHLNHANAYLNSLPVRRGSITRLEPVSDGS